One segment of Phaeacidiphilus oryzae TH49 DNA contains the following:
- a CDS encoding aldo/keto reductase produces MEYTQLGRTGLTVSRLCLGTMNFGPQTDEPDSHRIMDTALEKGINFFDSANVYGWAENRGRTEEIIGNWFAQGGGRRERTVIATKVFGAMPVEGYSGDSPWPNSDRLSARNIRQAVDASLRRLQTDHIDLYQMHHVDRRTPWEEIWQAMETLVEQGKILYVGSSNFAGWHIATAQEVARHRNFLGLVSEQSLYNLMERSVELEVLPSAEYHGLGVIPWSPLHGGLLGGVIRKTEEGRRRTTGRAAEALEENRAQIQEFEDFCDKLGQAPGTVALAWLLHQPAVTAPIVGPRTDAQFASALDALDVKLSAEELARLDEIFPGHKTAPEDYAW; encoded by the coding sequence TCTGTCTGGGGACGATGAACTTCGGGCCTCAGACCGATGAGCCGGACTCGCACCGGATCATGGACACCGCTCTCGAGAAGGGCATCAACTTCTTCGACTCGGCGAACGTCTACGGCTGGGCGGAGAACCGCGGCCGCACCGAGGAGATCATCGGCAACTGGTTCGCGCAGGGCGGCGGGCGCCGGGAACGCACCGTCATCGCCACCAAGGTCTTCGGCGCGATGCCGGTCGAGGGCTACTCGGGCGACTCCCCGTGGCCGAACTCGGACCGGCTCTCGGCGCGCAACATCCGCCAGGCCGTGGACGCCAGCCTGCGGCGGCTGCAGACGGACCACATCGACCTCTACCAGATGCACCACGTCGACCGCCGGACTCCGTGGGAGGAGATCTGGCAGGCGATGGAGACCCTGGTCGAGCAGGGCAAGATCCTCTACGTCGGCAGCTCCAACTTCGCCGGCTGGCACATCGCCACCGCGCAGGAGGTGGCCCGGCACCGGAACTTCCTCGGGCTGGTCAGCGAGCAGTCGCTGTACAACCTGATGGAGCGGAGCGTCGAGCTGGAGGTGCTGCCGTCCGCGGAGTACCACGGGCTGGGCGTCATCCCCTGGTCGCCGCTGCACGGCGGGCTGCTCGGCGGCGTGATCCGGAAGACCGAGGAGGGCCGGCGGCGCACCACCGGGCGGGCGGCCGAGGCGCTGGAGGAGAACCGCGCGCAGATCCAGGAGTTCGAGGACTTCTGCGACAAGCTCGGTCAGGCGCCGGGCACGGTCGCTCTGGCCTGGCTGCTGCACCAGCCGGCGGTGACGGCGCCGATCGTGGGGCCGCGTACCGACGCGCAGTTCGCCTCGGCGCTGGACGCGCTGGACGTGAAGCTGAGCGCCGAGGAGCTGGCCCGGCTGGACGAGATCTTCCCGGGGCACAAGACGGCTCCGGAGGACTACGCCTGGTGA